Proteins encoded within one genomic window of Setaria italica strain Yugu1 chromosome IV, Setaria_italica_v2.0, whole genome shotgun sequence:
- the LOC101759191 gene encoding cellulose synthase A catalytic subunit 5 [UDP-forming] isoform X2 produces MDAGGLGFLVAGSRREFVVLNVDDFSKQGSSQGCPDYICQICGDDIDILQEENEYFVACNECAFPVCRTCYEYERQEGSQVCPRCKTRYKRHKGSPRVHGDEEEEGSDDIESEFASSIAGRSSTVHPYRVSVAESSINSWDIDSVSITNSGASVHFYEEHVGTPTNHHALVVHPNTGEIMRCNPLRTRPINPNRDLALYGYGSVAWKNRVEWKRKQQHKMQKVSSDGEGSDLNDFDSDRDTPRCAESKQQLSRKLPIPSSKINPYRIVIILRLAILALFFHYRILNPVHDAYWLWLTSVICEIWFAFSWILDQFPKWYPIKRETYLDRLSLRYEKEGKPSELAPIDIFVSTVDPMKEPPLITANTVLSILAVDYPVDKVCCYVSDDGAEMLTFEALTETCLFARKWVPFCKKHKIEPRAPEWYFAQKIDYLREKVHPEFVRERRAMKREYEEFKVRINAVVANSHKVPEGGWSLPEGGPWHGNNVRDHAGMVQVITGHDCVMDDAGNKLPWLIYVSREKRPGYDHHKKAGALNALLRTSAVLSNAPFVLNVDCDHYMNNSKALREAMCFLMDPVLGEKICYVQFPQRFDGIDQHDRYSNHNVVFFDINMKGLDGIQGPIYVGTGCVFRRHALYGYDAPTATKPPSKTCNCWPISCCLCCGSKRKCLKAKKKQENQKKMKCRDASKQVHPLEVTGGENAALVPQEKFEKRFGQSHAFLASTLLENGEGCRFDMLKSLDDCIHVLSCGYENKTQWGKEVGWIYGSVTEDILTGFKMHCHGWRSVYCMPRRPAFKGSAPINLTDRLHQVLRWALGSVEIFLSKHCPIWYGYRCGLKPLERLSYINSVIYPWTSIPLIIYCALPAFCLLSGKFMVPEMNIYSSILFIALFVSIAATSILEMQWGGVRIDDWWRNEQFWVIGGVSSHLFALCQGLLKVLGGVDTKFRVTLKGGDTNDFSELYEFKWTWLLVPPMTLLLLNVVGILAGVSKAITDGYESWGPLLGKLFFSFWVILHLHPFLKGVMGKQDRVPTIIVVFSVLLAAIFSLLWVRVNPFTVKFDGPVLEVCGLECE; encoded by the exons CAAGGATCTTCACAAGGCTGTCCAGACTACATCTGTCAGATATGCGGAGATGATATTGACATACTACAAGAAGAAAATGAGTATTTCGTCGCGTGCAATGAGTGTGCTTTCCCTGTTTGCCGTACTTGTTATGAGTATGAGCGTCAGGAGGGCTCACAAGTATGCCCTCGGTGCAAGACCCGGTACAAACGCCACAAAG GTAGTCCTCGAGTCCATggagatgaggaagaagaaggttcaGATGACATTGAGAGTGAGTTTGCTTCCAGTATAGCTGGAAGATCAAGTACAGTGCATCCATACCGTGTCTCAGTTGCAGAAAGCTCCATCAACTCATGGGACATCGATAGTGTCAGTATTACAAATAGTGGAGCAAGTGTCCATTTCTACGAAGAG CATGTAGGAACTCCAACAAATCATCATGCTCTTGTTGTGCACCCTAACACTGGAGAGATTATGCGATGTAATCCTT TAAGAACAAGACCAATAAATCCCAATAGAGACCTGGCTCTTTACGGCTATGGATCTGTTGCCTGGAAGAACAGAGTTGAGTGGAAAAGAAAGCAACAGCACAAAATGCAAAAAGTTTCATCTGATGGTGAAGGATCTGACCTGAATGATTTTGACAGCGATCGCGATACTCCCAG GTGTGCTGAAAGCAAGCAACAACTATCAAGGAAGTTGCCTATTCCATCTAGCAAAATAAACCCTTACAGGATTGTAATCATTTTGCGGCTGGCCATTCTTGCCTTATTTTTCCATTATCGGATTCTGAATCCTGTTCATGATGCTTACTGGTTGTGGTTGACTTCAGTTATCTGTGAAATTTGGTTTGCTTTTTCATGGATTTTGGACCAATTTCCCAAGTGGTACCCAATAAAAAGAGAAACATACTTAGATCGATTATCATTAAG GTACGAGAAGGAAGGAAAACCATCAGAGCTGGCCCCAATTGATATATTTGTCAGTACAGTTGATCCGATGAAGGAACCTCCTTTAATCACTGCAAACACAGTTTTGTCCATATTGGCTGTGGACTATCCTGTTGATAAAGTTTGTTGCTATGTGTCGGATGATGGAGCTGAAATGCTTACTTTTGAAGCACTTACGGAAACATGTCTATTTGCACGAAAGTGGGTCCCTTTCTGTAAGAAGCACAAAATTGAGCCTCGGGCTCCTGAATGGTATTTTGCTCAGAAAATTGACTATCTAAGAGAAAAAGTTCATCCGGAGTTTGTTCGAGAACGTCGGGCAATGAAG AGAGAATATGAAGAATTTAAGGTTCGTATAAATGCGGTGGTTGCTAATTCACATAAAGTTCCCGAGGGAGGATGGTCCCTGCCAGAAGGAGGTCCGTGGCATGGAAATAATGTTCGAGACCATGCCGGAATGGTTCAG GTCATCACTGGCCATGATTGTGTCATGGATGATGCTGGAAATAAGTTGCCTTGGTTGATTTATGTTTCTCGAGAGAAAAGGCCTGGATATGATCACCATAAAAAGGCTGGTGCCTTGAATGCATTG CTGCGAACGTCAGCAGTTCTCTCAAATGCACCTTTTGTCCTGAATGTGGATTGTGACCACTACATGAACAATAGCAAAGCACTACGGGAGGCAATGTGTTTCCTAATGGACCCAGTTTTGGGAGAGAAAATTTGTTACGTTCAGTTTCCACAGAGATTTGATGGCATTGATCAACACGATAGATATTCAAACCACAATGTTGTGTTTTTTGAT ATTAATATGAAAGGTCTTGATGGGATCCAAGGACCAATATATGTCGGGACAGGTTGTGTTTTCAGAAGGCATGCTTTGTATGGATATGATGCCCCAACTGCAACAAAGCCTCCCAGCAAGACATGCAACTGCTGGCCTATCTCATGCTGCTTGTGCTGTGGatcaaaaagaaaatgtttgAAAGCTAAGAAAAAGcaagaaaaccaaaagaaaatgaaatgcaGGGATGCATCTAAGCAAGTACATCCTTTGGAAGTAACTG GCGGAGAAAATGCGGCTCTGGTGCCTCAAGAAAAGTTTGAGAAGAGATTTGGGCAGTCACATGCATTTTTGGCTTCGACATTGCTAGAGAATGGTGAAGGTTGTCGCTTTGACATGCTCAAAAGTCTTGATGATTGCATCCATGTGCTAAGTTGCGGGTACGAGAATAAGACACAATGGGGGAAAGAG gttgGTTGGATTTACGGATCTGTCACGGAGGATATCCTCACAGGCTTCAAGATGCATTGCCATGGTTGGCGATCTGTTTACTGCATGCCAAGGAGACCAGCATTCAAGGGATCAGCTCCTATCAATCTTACTGACCGTCTCCATCAAGTTCTAAGATGGGCACTTGGTTCTGTGGAGATCTTTCTTAGCAAGCACTGCCCTATATGGTATGGGTATCGATGTGGTCTGAAACCATTGGAGAGATTGTCATATATCAACTCTGTCATATATCCATGGACATCAATTCCGCTGATAATTTACTGTGCTTTGCCAGCATTTTGCCTCTTATCAGGGAAGTTTATGGTGCCTGAG ATGAATATCTATTCGAGCATATTGTTCATAGCTCTATTTGTCTCCATAGCAGCTACCAGCATCCTTGAGATGCAGTGGGGTGGAGTCCGCATAGATGATTGGTGGAGAAATGAGCAGTTTTGGGTTATTGGTGGTGTCTCCTCGCATCTCTTTGCCCTGTGCCAAGGGCTTCTTAAAGTTCTTGGCGGTGTAGACACAAAGTTCAGGGTTACTCTGAAGGGAGGCGACACGAATGACTTCTCGGAGCTGTATGAGTTCAAGTGGACCTGGCTATTGGTTCCTCCAATGACATTGCTCTTGCTCAATGTCGTCGGAATCTTGGCCGGTGTATCCAAGGCAATCACGGATGGATACGAATCCTGGGGTCCGCTGCTCGGCAAGCTGTTCTTCTCCTTCTGGGTTATCCTCCATCTCCACCCGTTCCTCAAGGGCGTGATGGGCAAGCAGGACAGGGTGCCGACCATCATTGTTGTATTCTCGGTGCTATTAGCAGCCATATTCTCTCTTTTGTGGGTCCGTGTAAATCCGTTCACCGTAAAGTTTGATGGCCCGGTTCTAGAGGTCTGTGGCTTGGAATGTGAATGA
- the LOC101759191 gene encoding cellulose synthase A catalytic subunit 5 [UDP-forming] isoform X1 encodes MDAGGLGFLVAGSRREFVVLNVDDFSKQGSSQGCPDYICQICGDDIDILQEENEYFVACNECAFPVCRTCYEYERQEGSQVCPRCKTRYKRHKGSPRVHGDEEEEGSDDIESEFASSIAGRSSTVHPYRVSVAESSINSWDIDSVSITNSGASVHFYEEHVGTPTNHHALVVHPNTGEIMRCNPLRTRPINPNRDLALYGYGSVAWKNRVEWKRKQQHKMQKVSSDGEGSDLNDFDSDRDTPRCAESKQQLSRKLPIPSSKINPYRIVIILRLAILALFFHYRILNPVHDAYWLWLTSVICEIWFAFSWILDQFPKWYPIKRETYLDRLSLRYEKEGKPSELAPIDIFVSTVDPMKEPPLITANTVLSILAVDYPVDKVCCYVSDDGAEMLTFEALTETCLFARKWVPFCKKHKIEPRAPEWYFAQKIDYLREKVHPEFVRERRAMKREYEEFKVRINAVVANSHKVPEGGWSLPEGGPWHGNNVRDHAGMVQVITGHDCVMDDAGNKLPWLIYVSREKRPGYDHHKKAGALNALLRTSAVLSNAPFVLNVDCDHYMNNSKALREAMCFLMDPVLGEKICYVQFPQRFDGIDQHDRYSNHNVVFFDINMKGLDGIQGPIYVGTGCVFRRHALYGYDAPTATKPPSKTCNCWPISCCLCCGSKRKCLKAKKKQENQKKMKCRDASKQVHPLEVTEIGGENAALVPQEKFEKRFGQSHAFLASTLLENGEGCRFDMLKSLDDCIHVLSCGYENKTQWGKEVGWIYGSVTEDILTGFKMHCHGWRSVYCMPRRPAFKGSAPINLTDRLHQVLRWALGSVEIFLSKHCPIWYGYRCGLKPLERLSYINSVIYPWTSIPLIIYCALPAFCLLSGKFMVPEMNIYSSILFIALFVSIAATSILEMQWGGVRIDDWWRNEQFWVIGGVSSHLFALCQGLLKVLGGVDTKFRVTLKGGDTNDFSELYEFKWTWLLVPPMTLLLLNVVGILAGVSKAITDGYESWGPLLGKLFFSFWVILHLHPFLKGVMGKQDRVPTIIVVFSVLLAAIFSLLWVRVNPFTVKFDGPVLEVCGLECE; translated from the exons CAAGGATCTTCACAAGGCTGTCCAGACTACATCTGTCAGATATGCGGAGATGATATTGACATACTACAAGAAGAAAATGAGTATTTCGTCGCGTGCAATGAGTGTGCTTTCCCTGTTTGCCGTACTTGTTATGAGTATGAGCGTCAGGAGGGCTCACAAGTATGCCCTCGGTGCAAGACCCGGTACAAACGCCACAAAG GTAGTCCTCGAGTCCATggagatgaggaagaagaaggttcaGATGACATTGAGAGTGAGTTTGCTTCCAGTATAGCTGGAAGATCAAGTACAGTGCATCCATACCGTGTCTCAGTTGCAGAAAGCTCCATCAACTCATGGGACATCGATAGTGTCAGTATTACAAATAGTGGAGCAAGTGTCCATTTCTACGAAGAG CATGTAGGAACTCCAACAAATCATCATGCTCTTGTTGTGCACCCTAACACTGGAGAGATTATGCGATGTAATCCTT TAAGAACAAGACCAATAAATCCCAATAGAGACCTGGCTCTTTACGGCTATGGATCTGTTGCCTGGAAGAACAGAGTTGAGTGGAAAAGAAAGCAACAGCACAAAATGCAAAAAGTTTCATCTGATGGTGAAGGATCTGACCTGAATGATTTTGACAGCGATCGCGATACTCCCAG GTGTGCTGAAAGCAAGCAACAACTATCAAGGAAGTTGCCTATTCCATCTAGCAAAATAAACCCTTACAGGATTGTAATCATTTTGCGGCTGGCCATTCTTGCCTTATTTTTCCATTATCGGATTCTGAATCCTGTTCATGATGCTTACTGGTTGTGGTTGACTTCAGTTATCTGTGAAATTTGGTTTGCTTTTTCATGGATTTTGGACCAATTTCCCAAGTGGTACCCAATAAAAAGAGAAACATACTTAGATCGATTATCATTAAG GTACGAGAAGGAAGGAAAACCATCAGAGCTGGCCCCAATTGATATATTTGTCAGTACAGTTGATCCGATGAAGGAACCTCCTTTAATCACTGCAAACACAGTTTTGTCCATATTGGCTGTGGACTATCCTGTTGATAAAGTTTGTTGCTATGTGTCGGATGATGGAGCTGAAATGCTTACTTTTGAAGCACTTACGGAAACATGTCTATTTGCACGAAAGTGGGTCCCTTTCTGTAAGAAGCACAAAATTGAGCCTCGGGCTCCTGAATGGTATTTTGCTCAGAAAATTGACTATCTAAGAGAAAAAGTTCATCCGGAGTTTGTTCGAGAACGTCGGGCAATGAAG AGAGAATATGAAGAATTTAAGGTTCGTATAAATGCGGTGGTTGCTAATTCACATAAAGTTCCCGAGGGAGGATGGTCCCTGCCAGAAGGAGGTCCGTGGCATGGAAATAATGTTCGAGACCATGCCGGAATGGTTCAG GTCATCACTGGCCATGATTGTGTCATGGATGATGCTGGAAATAAGTTGCCTTGGTTGATTTATGTTTCTCGAGAGAAAAGGCCTGGATATGATCACCATAAAAAGGCTGGTGCCTTGAATGCATTG CTGCGAACGTCAGCAGTTCTCTCAAATGCACCTTTTGTCCTGAATGTGGATTGTGACCACTACATGAACAATAGCAAAGCACTACGGGAGGCAATGTGTTTCCTAATGGACCCAGTTTTGGGAGAGAAAATTTGTTACGTTCAGTTTCCACAGAGATTTGATGGCATTGATCAACACGATAGATATTCAAACCACAATGTTGTGTTTTTTGAT ATTAATATGAAAGGTCTTGATGGGATCCAAGGACCAATATATGTCGGGACAGGTTGTGTTTTCAGAAGGCATGCTTTGTATGGATATGATGCCCCAACTGCAACAAAGCCTCCCAGCAAGACATGCAACTGCTGGCCTATCTCATGCTGCTTGTGCTGTGGatcaaaaagaaaatgtttgAAAGCTAAGAAAAAGcaagaaaaccaaaagaaaatgaaatgcaGGGATGCATCTAAGCAAGTACATCCTTTGGAAGTAACTG AAATAGGCGGAGAAAATGCGGCTCTGGTGCCTCAAGAAAAGTTTGAGAAGAGATTTGGGCAGTCACATGCATTTTTGGCTTCGACATTGCTAGAGAATGGTGAAGGTTGTCGCTTTGACATGCTCAAAAGTCTTGATGATTGCATCCATGTGCTAAGTTGCGGGTACGAGAATAAGACACAATGGGGGAAAGAG gttgGTTGGATTTACGGATCTGTCACGGAGGATATCCTCACAGGCTTCAAGATGCATTGCCATGGTTGGCGATCTGTTTACTGCATGCCAAGGAGACCAGCATTCAAGGGATCAGCTCCTATCAATCTTACTGACCGTCTCCATCAAGTTCTAAGATGGGCACTTGGTTCTGTGGAGATCTTTCTTAGCAAGCACTGCCCTATATGGTATGGGTATCGATGTGGTCTGAAACCATTGGAGAGATTGTCATATATCAACTCTGTCATATATCCATGGACATCAATTCCGCTGATAATTTACTGTGCTTTGCCAGCATTTTGCCTCTTATCAGGGAAGTTTATGGTGCCTGAG ATGAATATCTATTCGAGCATATTGTTCATAGCTCTATTTGTCTCCATAGCAGCTACCAGCATCCTTGAGATGCAGTGGGGTGGAGTCCGCATAGATGATTGGTGGAGAAATGAGCAGTTTTGGGTTATTGGTGGTGTCTCCTCGCATCTCTTTGCCCTGTGCCAAGGGCTTCTTAAAGTTCTTGGCGGTGTAGACACAAAGTTCAGGGTTACTCTGAAGGGAGGCGACACGAATGACTTCTCGGAGCTGTATGAGTTCAAGTGGACCTGGCTATTGGTTCCTCCAATGACATTGCTCTTGCTCAATGTCGTCGGAATCTTGGCCGGTGTATCCAAGGCAATCACGGATGGATACGAATCCTGGGGTCCGCTGCTCGGCAAGCTGTTCTTCTCCTTCTGGGTTATCCTCCATCTCCACCCGTTCCTCAAGGGCGTGATGGGCAAGCAGGACAGGGTGCCGACCATCATTGTTGTATTCTCGGTGCTATTAGCAGCCATATTCTCTCTTTTGTGGGTCCGTGTAAATCCGTTCACCGTAAAGTTTGATGGCCCGGTTCTAGAGGTCTGTGGCTTGGAATGTGAATGA
- the LOC101759191 gene encoding cellulose synthase A catalytic subunit 5 [UDP-forming] isoform X4, which produces MPSVQDPVQTPQSPRVHGDEEEEGSDDIESEFASSIAGRSSTVHPYRVSVAESSINSWDIDSVSITNSGASVHFYEEHVGTPTNHHALVVHPNTGEIMRCNPLRTRPINPNRDLALYGYGSVAWKNRVEWKRKQQHKMQKVSSDGEGSDLNDFDSDRDTPRCAESKQQLSRKLPIPSSKINPYRIVIILRLAILALFFHYRILNPVHDAYWLWLTSVICEIWFAFSWILDQFPKWYPIKRETYLDRLSLRYEKEGKPSELAPIDIFVSTVDPMKEPPLITANTVLSILAVDYPVDKVCCYVSDDGAEMLTFEALTETCLFARKWVPFCKKHKIEPRAPEWYFAQKIDYLREKVHPEFVRERRAMKREYEEFKVRINAVVANSHKVPEGGWSLPEGGPWHGNNVRDHAGMVQVITGHDCVMDDAGNKLPWLIYVSREKRPGYDHHKKAGALNALLRTSAVLSNAPFVLNVDCDHYMNNSKALREAMCFLMDPVLGEKICYVQFPQRFDGIDQHDRYSNHNVVFFDINMKGLDGIQGPIYVGTGCVFRRHALYGYDAPTATKPPSKTCNCWPISCCLCCGSKRKCLKAKKKQENQKKMKCRDASKQVHPLEVTEIGGENAALVPQEKFEKRFGQSHAFLASTLLENGEGCRFDMLKSLDDCIHVLSCGYENKTQWGKEVGWIYGSVTEDILTGFKMHCHGWRSVYCMPRRPAFKGSAPINLTDRLHQVLRWALGSVEIFLSKHCPIWYGYRCGLKPLERLSYINSVIYPWTSIPLIIYCALPAFCLLSGKFMVPEMNIYSSILFIALFVSIAATSILEMQWGGVRIDDWWRNEQFWVIGGVSSHLFALCQGLLKVLGGVDTKFRVTLKGGDTNDFSELYEFKWTWLLVPPMTLLLLNVVGILAGVSKAITDGYESWGPLLGKLFFSFWVILHLHPFLKGVMGKQDRVPTIIVVFSVLLAAIFSLLWVRVNPFTVKFDGPVLEVCGLECE; this is translated from the exons ATGCCCTCGGTGCAAGACCCGGTACAAACGCCACAAAG TCCTCGAGTCCATggagatgaggaagaagaaggttcaGATGACATTGAGAGTGAGTTTGCTTCCAGTATAGCTGGAAGATCAAGTACAGTGCATCCATACCGTGTCTCAGTTGCAGAAAGCTCCATCAACTCATGGGACATCGATAGTGTCAGTATTACAAATAGTGGAGCAAGTGTCCATTTCTACGAAGAG CATGTAGGAACTCCAACAAATCATCATGCTCTTGTTGTGCACCCTAACACTGGAGAGATTATGCGATGTAATCCTT TAAGAACAAGACCAATAAATCCCAATAGAGACCTGGCTCTTTACGGCTATGGATCTGTTGCCTGGAAGAACAGAGTTGAGTGGAAAAGAAAGCAACAGCACAAAATGCAAAAAGTTTCATCTGATGGTGAAGGATCTGACCTGAATGATTTTGACAGCGATCGCGATACTCCCAG GTGTGCTGAAAGCAAGCAACAACTATCAAGGAAGTTGCCTATTCCATCTAGCAAAATAAACCCTTACAGGATTGTAATCATTTTGCGGCTGGCCATTCTTGCCTTATTTTTCCATTATCGGATTCTGAATCCTGTTCATGATGCTTACTGGTTGTGGTTGACTTCAGTTATCTGTGAAATTTGGTTTGCTTTTTCATGGATTTTGGACCAATTTCCCAAGTGGTACCCAATAAAAAGAGAAACATACTTAGATCGATTATCATTAAG GTACGAGAAGGAAGGAAAACCATCAGAGCTGGCCCCAATTGATATATTTGTCAGTACAGTTGATCCGATGAAGGAACCTCCTTTAATCACTGCAAACACAGTTTTGTCCATATTGGCTGTGGACTATCCTGTTGATAAAGTTTGTTGCTATGTGTCGGATGATGGAGCTGAAATGCTTACTTTTGAAGCACTTACGGAAACATGTCTATTTGCACGAAAGTGGGTCCCTTTCTGTAAGAAGCACAAAATTGAGCCTCGGGCTCCTGAATGGTATTTTGCTCAGAAAATTGACTATCTAAGAGAAAAAGTTCATCCGGAGTTTGTTCGAGAACGTCGGGCAATGAAG AGAGAATATGAAGAATTTAAGGTTCGTATAAATGCGGTGGTTGCTAATTCACATAAAGTTCCCGAGGGAGGATGGTCCCTGCCAGAAGGAGGTCCGTGGCATGGAAATAATGTTCGAGACCATGCCGGAATGGTTCAG GTCATCACTGGCCATGATTGTGTCATGGATGATGCTGGAAATAAGTTGCCTTGGTTGATTTATGTTTCTCGAGAGAAAAGGCCTGGATATGATCACCATAAAAAGGCTGGTGCCTTGAATGCATTG CTGCGAACGTCAGCAGTTCTCTCAAATGCACCTTTTGTCCTGAATGTGGATTGTGACCACTACATGAACAATAGCAAAGCACTACGGGAGGCAATGTGTTTCCTAATGGACCCAGTTTTGGGAGAGAAAATTTGTTACGTTCAGTTTCCACAGAGATTTGATGGCATTGATCAACACGATAGATATTCAAACCACAATGTTGTGTTTTTTGAT ATTAATATGAAAGGTCTTGATGGGATCCAAGGACCAATATATGTCGGGACAGGTTGTGTTTTCAGAAGGCATGCTTTGTATGGATATGATGCCCCAACTGCAACAAAGCCTCCCAGCAAGACATGCAACTGCTGGCCTATCTCATGCTGCTTGTGCTGTGGatcaaaaagaaaatgtttgAAAGCTAAGAAAAAGcaagaaaaccaaaagaaaatgaaatgcaGGGATGCATCTAAGCAAGTACATCCTTTGGAAGTAACTG AAATAGGCGGAGAAAATGCGGCTCTGGTGCCTCAAGAAAAGTTTGAGAAGAGATTTGGGCAGTCACATGCATTTTTGGCTTCGACATTGCTAGAGAATGGTGAAGGTTGTCGCTTTGACATGCTCAAAAGTCTTGATGATTGCATCCATGTGCTAAGTTGCGGGTACGAGAATAAGACACAATGGGGGAAAGAG gttgGTTGGATTTACGGATCTGTCACGGAGGATATCCTCACAGGCTTCAAGATGCATTGCCATGGTTGGCGATCTGTTTACTGCATGCCAAGGAGACCAGCATTCAAGGGATCAGCTCCTATCAATCTTACTGACCGTCTCCATCAAGTTCTAAGATGGGCACTTGGTTCTGTGGAGATCTTTCTTAGCAAGCACTGCCCTATATGGTATGGGTATCGATGTGGTCTGAAACCATTGGAGAGATTGTCATATATCAACTCTGTCATATATCCATGGACATCAATTCCGCTGATAATTTACTGTGCTTTGCCAGCATTTTGCCTCTTATCAGGGAAGTTTATGGTGCCTGAG ATGAATATCTATTCGAGCATATTGTTCATAGCTCTATTTGTCTCCATAGCAGCTACCAGCATCCTTGAGATGCAGTGGGGTGGAGTCCGCATAGATGATTGGTGGAGAAATGAGCAGTTTTGGGTTATTGGTGGTGTCTCCTCGCATCTCTTTGCCCTGTGCCAAGGGCTTCTTAAAGTTCTTGGCGGTGTAGACACAAAGTTCAGGGTTACTCTGAAGGGAGGCGACACGAATGACTTCTCGGAGCTGTATGAGTTCAAGTGGACCTGGCTATTGGTTCCTCCAATGACATTGCTCTTGCTCAATGTCGTCGGAATCTTGGCCGGTGTATCCAAGGCAATCACGGATGGATACGAATCCTGGGGTCCGCTGCTCGGCAAGCTGTTCTTCTCCTTCTGGGTTATCCTCCATCTCCACCCGTTCCTCAAGGGCGTGATGGGCAAGCAGGACAGGGTGCCGACCATCATTGTTGTATTCTCGGTGCTATTAGCAGCCATATTCTCTCTTTTGTGGGTCCGTGTAAATCCGTTCACCGTAAAGTTTGATGGCCCGGTTCTAGAGGTCTGTGGCTTGGAATGTGAATGA